CTGCGATAACAACATGGTTTTGACCTAGTTGAATGCTCTGAGCAGCAAACATGGTGGCTTTCATTCCTGATGCACATAATTTATTGAGCGTAGTAGCTGGAACAGAATTTGGAACCCCAGCTTGTAATGCAGACTGGCGAGCAGGTCCCTGACCCAAATTGGCAGATACAACATTACCGAATAATACTTCGTCGATTTCTTGGTCTGGGACTCCACTTTGGATGAGTGCCGCTTTCATGGCAGTTGCACCTAAATCTGTTGCAGATGTATTTTTAAATACTCCCCCAAAACTCCCTAGAGGCGTTCTTTTCGCCCCAATGATGAATACTTCTGTCATTGTGAAATGTAATTTTTTACAATATACATTCCTTTTTAAACAAAAGAAAAGAGGCTGTCTCAAAAGGGCAGTCTCTTTTTTATAGATTTTTTTGTAACTTCAGTTATGAAAAAAGGAGTCAAAAAGAAGCCTGTATTTAAGGATTATGATCCTTATCAGCTATCCCTTCTTCCTCCATCGTTAAATGAATTAATTCCCGAAAATCACGTGGTTCGATTGGTACAAAGAATCATAGATGAGATAGATATTGATTCATTATTGCAGAAGTATTCTGGAGGCGGAAGTTCATCATTTCATCCACGAATGATGTTAAAAATTATTATTTACGGCTATATCAGCAATATTTATTCCTCTCGAAAAATAGAAGAAGCCGTCAGTTCAAACATTCACTTCATGTGGCTTGCTGGCATGCAGCGACCAGACCATAATACAATAAACCGATTTAGAACGGATAGATTGAAGTCGGTATTGAAAGAGGTTTTTGGTCAAGTCGTTTTACTGATGGCAGATCAAGGACTGGTAGATTTAAAGACGGTTTATGTGGATGGAACCAAAATAGAGGCCAATGCCAATAAATACACTTTTGTATGGGGCAAGTCTATAAAGCGGAATACAGAAAGGATAAAAGAACAGCTTAAAGACCTTTGGAACTATGCCGAAAAGGTAGCCTCCGAGGAGATGAAAGATAACTCGCCCACTATTTTTGAAAAGATAGATTCTCAAAAAGTAGAACAGACTATCGGGCAAATCAATCAAGCCTTAAAAGGCAAAGAAGTAGATCCGAAAGTGAAGCAAAAGCTGAATTATGCAAAGAACAATTGGCCAAAGAATCTAAAGAAATACGAAGTTCAGCAAAAGCTGATGGGTGATCGAAACTCCTATTCCAAGACAGATCCAGATGCCACTTTTATGCGAATGAAAGACGACCACATGCTCAATGGTCAGCTAAAAGCGGGCTACAACTGGCAGATAAGTACTTGTAATCAATGTATTCTAAACTACGACATCTACCAATATGCCAACGATGTATATACCTTACCACTCCACCTAGAAACCTTCAAAGAGCTCTATAAAAAATTACCAGAAGAAGTGGTGGCCGATGCCGGCTATGGCTCGGAAGAAAACTATCAATATTTAGAGAACAATGAACTTGAGGGCTATGTGAAATACAATTACTTCCATAAAGAGCAAAAAGCCAAAGGGAAGATAAAGCCTGAAGATGCCTTCAAGTCAGAGAACCTGTATTACGATTCGGAGAACGACTTTTTTATCTGTCCGATGGGTCAAAAAATGGAGAAAGTCTATGAAAAAACAGAGAAAAGAAAATCTGGATACCAACAACAAATAAGCTTTTATCAAGCAAAAAACTGTGACAATTGCCCATTGAAAGGAGCCTGCCACAAAGCCAAAGGAAATCGACTTGTCCAAGTCAATCACAATGCAAAAAGATTAAAAGACAAAGCACGACAAAAGCTACTAAGTCCAGAGGGAATAAAACATCGCTCCCAAAGGCCAGCAGATGTGGAAGCAGTCTTTGGAAACATCAAGCAAAACAAAAACTTCAGAAGATTTATGTTAAGAGGAAAAGAAAAAGTCCTCATCGAAACGGGCTTGCTCGCCCTTGCACACAATATCCAAAAAATGGCTTCATAAGGGCTATTTCGGCCTCATTTTAAACTCCCCGCACCAAAACCAGAAGAGATTGTCACAAGAATTACACTTTTATTCAAAAAAGAAGGCTGACCCACGTTTATAATGAGACAGCCTCTTCGTGATGTATAGCTTAATTACTATTTCTTAAAACCTACTTTATGACCCCAAATTGCATAATAAAGGATAATTGCATAGCAAGGTAACAATATCCAATAACTGCTGTTAGCTGATGATGCCATAGCTTCTGCTTCTGCCATACCATTGGACATTAAATCGTGTTTACCAGCATCTACAATTCTACCGTAAAGCGGTGGAATTATCGCTCCACCAGAAATCGCCATTACTAACAAAGCTGAGCCTGTTTTTGTAAATTTCCCTAAACCATGAAGTGTTAAAGGCCAAATCGCAGGCCAAACTAAGGCATTGGCAACACCCAATCCTGCTACAAAAAGAACTGAAGTAAAACCAGTTGTAGTGAGAATGCATATTGAGAATACGATTCCTAACATGGCACTAATTCTCAAGGCCAAACCTTGACTTAGGTATTTAGGAATTAAAACAACTCCTAGTGCGTAGGTAATAACCATTGCCATTAATGTATAAGAGGTAAAGTGCGAAGCTTCATCTGCAGGAAGACCTAATGACAGCCCGTAAGCAATAATAGAATCACCGGCAATAACCTCTGCACCTACATAAACAAACAGTGCAAATACCCCTAACCATAAATGAGGAAATTGAAAAATACTTGTTTTTGCTGTTTCTCCCTCTGCAACGGCCTCATCGCTATCCCCTTCCAATTCTGGCAAAGGAGCTTTCAAAATTAGCAGTCCAAATATAAACAAAACAGCAGCCATGGCTATATAAGGCATTACCACATTATCTGCCATTGAATCTAGTAACTGGAATTTTTCATCCTCAGAAACCGTACTCAATTTCTCATTTACATCGTCTATTCCAGATAATAACAATGATCCAAAAACTATGGAACCTACAGCTCCAGCTACTTTATTTGCAATTCCCATCATTGCAATTCTCTTTGCACCACTTTCAATAGGTCCTAAAACAGTTATGTAAGGATTTGCAGCAGTTTGCAAAAGTGTCATACCCGTTCCTTGGATAAATATTCCTGCTAAAAACATCCAATAAGTTCTGGCTTCTGCGGCTGGAATAAATACCAATGCACCAATTGCCATTATTATTAAACCAATCGACATTCCTTTCTTATAGCCTACTTTTTTCAATAAATAAGATGATGGAAGGGCCATCACAACGAAAGCAATATACGACGCAGTAGCAACAAGGTAGGCTTGCGTATCTGTTAATTCATTGATCGTTTTCATGAACGGAATGAGTACTCCGTTAATCCAAGTTACAAATCCAAAAATGAAGAACATTGCTCCAATAATGAGCATTGGTGCTAGATTATTATTGCTTTTAGTGGTAGTTGACATTGATTATTTATTAAGATTTTTTAAAAATAGCTTATTGGACTGGAAAGTCAATAGGATTTAAAATCTTAGTAGGTATAACTAAGCTCAAATTTGGTTGAAAAATGAAAGTTTAATTAAGAATTAGAATTACAGTTTATAATTCTTAACCTAAATCAAGGAGCTACTTGATAAACTACAAAGAACACAGTTAAATGGCTTTCATTTTATTACCCCTTTTTTCATGAGTAATTTCTGCCAAACCTAGGTGCTCCATGAGAGGTGGGATATACATTCCGAATCTACCCCTAAGATTCTTTTTCAGTCCGTACCATCCGCCTATCGGGTTTTCTGATGACCTCCCCCAGTGTTCAACAGTACCTTCTTTAGTTTCTTGTTTTTCGTCTTTACTTCCCATTTCCATCCAATCGCCGTGAGATTGAAGCATTTCGTGTAAATCTGCCAAACAACGAATGTCGTAATGCAGCACCGTTTTCCCCACGGTACAAACTAATATTTCTTTTCCATCCTTGTTTGCCACATGCATGGTATAGCTGGATGTATTTGGAGGAGTGAGTAGTTCCAAAGGGTTTTCTGAATCACCAATTCTTTCGAGATAGTTCATATTTATGTTTTTTATGATAAAGTAAGCTAAGAGTTTTTCGACCTAAGTAAAAGTATAAAAACGGAATCAAACAACTTTAACATTTTATCAAATCAGTCATTTCTTAATTATATGCAATTAAT
This portion of the Spirosomataceae bacterium TFI 002 genome encodes:
- a CDS encoding Transposase, which produces MKKGVKKKPVFKDYDPYQLSLLPPSLNELIPENHVVRLVQRIIDEIDIDSLLQKYSGGGSSSFHPRMMLKIIIYGYISNIYSSRKIEEAVSSNIHFMWLAGMQRPDHNTINRFRTDRLKSVLKEVFGQVVLLMADQGLVDLKTVYVDGTKIEANANKYTFVWGKSIKRNTERIKEQLKDLWNYAEKVASEEMKDNSPTIFEKIDSQKVEQTIGQINQALKGKEVDPKVKQKLNYAKNNWPKNLKKYEVQQKLMGDRNSYSKTDPDATFMRMKDDHMLNGQLKAGYNWQISTCNQCILNYDIYQYANDVYTLPLHLETFKELYKKLPEEVVADAGYGSEENYQYLENNELEGYVKYNYFHKEQKAKGKIKPEDAFKSENLYYDSENDFFICPMGQKMEKVYEKTEKRKSGYQQQISFYQAKNCDNCPLKGACHKAKGNRLVQVNHNAKRLKDKARQKLLSPEGIKHRSQRPADVEAVFGNIKQNKNFRRFMLRGKEKVLIETGLLALAHNIQKMAS
- a CDS encoding glucose/galactose transporter, which produces MSTTTKSNNNLAPMLIIGAMFFIFGFVTWINGVLIPFMKTINELTDTQAYLVATASYIAFVVMALPSSYLLKKVGYKKGMSIGLIIMAIGALVFIPAAEARTYWMFLAGIFIQGTGMTLLQTAANPYITVLGPIESGAKRIAMMGIANKVAGAVGSIVFGSLLLSGIDDVNEKLSTVSEDEKFQLLDSMADNVVMPYIAMAAVLFIFGLLILKAPLPELEGDSDEAVAEGETAKTSIFQFPHLWLGVFALFVYVGAEVIAGDSIIAYGLSLGLPADEASHFTSYTLMAMVITYALGVVLIPKYLSQGLALRISAMLGIVFSICILTTTGFTSVLFVAGLGVANALVWPAIWPLTLHGLGKFTKTGSALLVMAISGGAIIPPLYGRIVDAGKHDLMSNGMAEAEAMASSANSSYWILLPCYAIILYYAIWGHKVGFKK